GGACGGTGGTGGACGCGCACGGCCTCCCGCTGCAGGACTTCTTCGTGGAGGTGACGGCCCCGGAGGCGGAAACGCACCAGCGGCGCGGCGCGCGCACCGATGCGCAAGGACGCTTCGCCTTCCAGGGCGTGAAGCCCGGCCGCTACGTGCTGCTGGCCTCGCGCGAGACGGACGGCACGGCCCGCAGGGCCTGGCGCGAGGTGGTGCTGGCAGAAGGCCCCCACCCCGACGTGGAGCTGCGCGTGGACGCGGAGCGCACGCTGACTGGCGTCGTGGTGGATGGCGAAGGCCGCCCGATAGAGAACGCCTTCGTCCGAGCCAGGACGCCCCAGGAAGACGCACCGCACTGGAAGCGGGAGGGCCGCAACAGCCACCATGGCCCGCCCAATGGCACGCCGACAGGCCCGGATGGCCGCTTCACCGTGCGCCACCTGACGGAGGCCGCGTACGACGTCACCGTCTGGAAGGATGGCTATACGCTGGTCCCCGAGCGCTCGACGGGGGCCCCGGTCGATGACGAGGGGTTCCGCGTGGGCCCGGACACGGGGCCGCTCCACGTCGTCCTGATGCGGCGGCCCCACGCCATCGGCCGCGTGGTGGGCCCGGATGGCGCCCCCTTCTCCGACTTCACCGTGAACCACTCCCCGCCTGAGCGCTCCGACGGCACGTTCGCCCTACCCATCGACGGCCAGGGCTCCATCCAGCTCTACTTCATGGCGGAAGGCATGGCGACGGTGGCGCGCGTGGTGGAGCAGCGCAACCGGGGGCCGGATGTGGACCTGGGCGTGGTGCGGATGGCTCCGGGCCGCCCCCTCCGGGGCCGCGTCATCGACGCCGAGACGTCCGCGCCGGTGGAGGGCGCCCTCATCGAGCTCACCACCCGCGAGGGGACGTACTTCCCGGGGGAGACCGGGCTCTCGGACAAGGACGGCACCTTCACGCTGGAGAACCTGGACACGGAGACCGTCCGCCTCGTGGTGAGCAAGAGCCACCACTACCGCCGCCAGCGCGTGTCGGTGGACTCCTCGTCGGGGGAAGTGGTGGTGCGCCTGGACCCGGGCGCCCGGGTGGAGGTGACGGTGAAGGACGGGCAGGGCCGCCTGCGCGCGGCGTCGGTCCACTTCCACCGTGATGACGACACCTCGGTGGATGCGGATGCCCCCGGCGGCCGGCTCGTCCAGCGCGGCCTGGAGCCGGGGACCTATACCGTGCGGCCAGGCTTCAAGGAGGCCCGGCAGGCCCGGCAGGAAAGCGCGCTCCTCGTCCATCCCCAGCGCGTGGTGGTGCCCGCCAGCGGCGTCGTCCAGGTGGCCCTCGACGAAGCCGGGGGCGGCGCCACGGTGAAGCTGCGCGCGGCGAGCGGCCGCGTCTCCCGCTTCCACCTGATTCCTGGCAGCATCCCCGACACCCGGGACGCGCAGGAGCTGGACCGCTGGGGGGTCCAGGCGCTCATCGGCGAGCAGCGGCAGAACGAGGCCACCTTCCGCCACGTGCCCGAGGGCCGGACCACCGTCTTCTTCTTCGACGACGAGGACGGCACCCGCTTCCACCTGGAGGAGCTGGACATCCCGGCCGGAGGCACGCTGTCCCGCGAGCTCCACCCGGTGTGGCGGACCCTCGACGCCACGAAACTCACCATCATCCATAGATGAAGTGACCTGCCCATGGAGAGAAGCATGCGCACGCGTTGGTGGCTGTCCGCGCTCGTCGTCCTCGGAGTGCTCGCGCTCTGCGGCAGCTGGCTGCTCCGCGGCGGCGGCGCGCGTTCACCGCCGCAGGACACCGCCCAGGTGGCTCGCCCCGCGGATGCCGGACTCCCGGCACGTGCGCTCGTGGCACCTCGGACGCTGCGCCCCGATGCGGCGGGCCTGCGCATCCGCGGCACCGTGGTGGACGTGCGGGGCGAGCCCGTGGCCGGAGCCCACGTCTCCGCGTCGTGGCCGGAGCCCGGACAGACGCTGTCGGAGCTGCCCTGCCCCGAAGAGCCCCTGAAGGCCTTGCATGACGGAAGGGTTCCTCCCGAGGCCCGGGGCATGAAGCTCCCCGGCTGCATGGGGATGGCGAGCGGCCTCGTCCTGGAGCGCGTCACCGCGCGCGAGGGCGAAGCCCCCGTCCATGCCCAGGCCACCACCGCCGACGACGGCACCTTCGTCCTCGAAGGGCTGCCCGAAGGGCCCCTGGCGCTCTGGGTCCTCGCCGAGCACGGCGCGGTGCTGCACCCCGGCCTTCCCGCCGGCACCGAGGGCGTGAAGCTGGTGCTGGAGGAGGGCCGCGTGGTGGAGGGCCTCGTCCTGGGGGACGGCGCGCCCCTGGCCGGTGCCACGGTGACGGTGCTGCACGGCCCTCACACCCGCTTCTTCGACGCGACCACCGGCGCGGACGGCCGCTTCCGCGTCGGCCCGCTGCCGCACGGCGCCTTCTACGTCGTCGTCGCCCGCGAAGGCTGGCTCCCGGAGCTCGAGTTCGATGACGCGAAGCTGGAGGTGACACTCCACCGCCCGCACCCGCTCACCGGCCGCGTGCTGTCTGGAGGCGCCCCCGTCCCGGGCGTCGAGGTGCACGTGACTCCCGGAGAGAGCATTCCCAGCAACAGGGACCGCACCGCCACTTCGGACGCCGAGGGGCGCTTCCGCTTCGTGCTCCCCTTGAGCGGCCAGCACACGCTCAGCGCCTCGCGCGACGGACGGTATGCGCTCGCCCGCGTGGAGCTGGGAGCAGCGCCTTCGCCCGAGGTCCTCCTGGAGCTGGGCAGCGCCCTCCATGTCGAGGGCCGCGTGTCCGACAGCGCGCGGCGGCCCGTGGCCGGCGCTCGGGTGTCCCTGTCGTCGTCGTCGACCGACGTCACGACGCTGGAGACCGTCACCGGCAAGGACGGCCGCTACCGGCTGGGCCCCGTGGAGCCCGGCGGCTGGCGCTTCTATTTGAAGGCCGACCGGTACGTCGACACGCGCCAGCCGCTGGAGCGCAAGCTCTCCGCGGGCATGGGCCCCGTGGACTTCACCCTCGCCCGCGCCAGCTCCGTCACCGGCCGCGTCACCGACCCCGAGGGGCGCCCCCTGCCGGGCCTCGAGCTGTCGCTCGTGCGCCCCAAGCCCGAGGACTCGCTGGGCTTCCACGCGCCCCTGGAGCAGGCCTGGACGGACGAGGAGGGCCGCTTCATCCTCGACGCCAGCGCCCCCGGGAAATACCGCCTCAAGGTCTTCGACCAGCGCTTCCTCGGCGTGGACCTCCCCGTCCGGGCGCCCGCCAGGGACGTCCACGTCCGGATGCGCGCGGGGGCCTCCGTGAAGGGGACGGTGGTGGATGCGCACGGCCTGCCGGTGGACCAGTTCCGGGTGTTTCCGGACGCCAGGGGGCCGGAGGACGGCGCGGGCTCCCACCGTGAGGCGCACACCGACGAGCAGGGGCGCTTCCACCTCCAGGGCGTGAAGCCCGGCGACTACGTGCTGCGGGCCTCGCGGGAGATGGGCGGCGTCAAGCGCGAGGCGTCGCGCGAGGTGAAGCTGGGTGACGGCGTCCATCCCGAGGTGGAGCTGCGGCTGGCCGCGGAGCGCACCCTGTCCGGCACAGTGGTGGACGGCGAGGGCAGGCCGCTCGAGGGCGCCTACCTCCGGGCCTGGCCACCCGAGCGCGGCAGGGTGCGCATCCGGGAAAGGCGCCTCGATGGCCGTCCCACTCCACCCTCGGGCAGCATCCCCACGGGCCCGGACGGCCGCTTCACCCTGCGCTACCTGACGGAGGCCGCGTATGACGTCGGCGTCTGGAAGCATGGCTACACCCTGGTCCCCGAGCGTTCGAAGGGGGCTCCGCTGGTGGACGGGGACCGGTTCGGCACAGGCCCGGACACGGGCCCGCTCCACATCGTCCTGGAGCGCAGGCCTCACGTCGTCGGCCGCGTGGTGGGCCCCGATGGCGCTCCTCTTCCCAGCTTCATCGCGAACAACGTCCCGGTGGAGGACGCGAATGGCGCCTTCGCGGTTCCCATGCAGGAGGATGGCCCCTTCATCCTCACCCTGTGGGCGGACGGCCTGGAGCGCCTGGAGCGACAGGTGGAGGCGTACTCGCGAGGGAAGGACCTGGACCTGGGCGTGCTGCGGATGACCGCCGACGCCGGGCAGGACTGAGCCCGCGCGCTTCTGCTATCCTGTTGCGTCTGGCCCACGCTCTGGAGGGAAGCATGCGCACGAGTCGGTGGCTGCTGGGACTCGCCGTCCTCGGAGTGCTCGCGCTCCTGGGGGTGTGGCTGCTCCTCGGAAGCGAGCCTCTCCAGGCCCCGGCTCCGGTGGCGCGCTCGGAGAAGCCTGCCCCGGCGCCCCAGACGCGGCGGCCCAGCGCGGGCCTGCGCATCCGAGGCACCGTGATGGATGAGCGCCTGGGGACGCCCGTGGCCGGAGCCCGCGTCTCCGCCACCTGGCCGGTGCCCGGACAGACGCTGTCGGAGCAGCACTGCGTCGAGGAGGTCCTACGGCCGGACCGCTTCCATCCGGACAAGAGGCTCTCCGAGTGCCTGGAACGGCTGCATGACGTCCTCCTGAAGCGCGTCGCCGCGCGCGAGGGAGAGGCGCCCCTCTACGCCGAGGCCACCACCGCCACGGACGGCACCTTCGTCCTCGAGGGGCTCCCCGAAGGCCCGCTGGCGCTCTGGGCGCTGGGGGAGCACGGGGCGGTGCTGCGCTCCGGCATCCCCGCGGGCACCGACGGCGTGAAGCTCATCCTGGGGAAGGGCGAGGTGGTGGAGGGCCTCGTCGAGGCGGAGGACGACGCGCCGCTGGCCGGTGCCACGGTGACGGTGTTCGACGCCCGTCACACCCGCTTCTTCGACGCGACCTCCGGCGCGGACGGCCACTTCCGTATCGGCCCGGTGCCACCCGGTCCCCTCGTCGCCTTCGTCTCCCACGAGGGCAAACCCCTCGCGCTCGCGGTGGCCAGCGCGAGGCCCTGGAACCTGCACGGCCATCACGCGCTCACCGGCCGCGTGCTGTCCGGCGGAGCCCCCGTGCAGGGCGCCGAGGTCCGCGTGAGCCGGGGCGACGACCTCCCGGATACCCGCGCCCGCCTGACCCCCACGGACGCGCAGGGCCGCTTCACCTTCCAGCTGCCCTCGGCGGACGGGTACACGCTCAGCGCGTCGAGCGACGGACGGTATGCGCTCGCCCGCGTGCAGTTGGAGGGCTCCACGCCTCCGCCCGAGGTCGTCCTGGAGCCGGGCAGCGCCCTCCACGTCGAGGGCCGCGTGTCCGACGACGGGCGGCGGCCCGTGGCCGGGGCTCGCGTGGCCCTGGTCTCGCCGCGGGGCCTCCACCCGGTGGCGGAGACGCTCACCGGCGAGGACGGGCGCTACCGCCTGGGCCCCGTGGAGCCCGGCACCTGGCGCTTCGAGGTGGAGTCCCGCCGGCACCTCGCCTCGAAGGAGCCGCTGCAGCGCGAGCTCACCCGGGACACGGGCCCCGTGGACCTCACCCTCACCCGCGCCAGCTCCGTCGCCGGCCGCGTCACCGACCCCAAGGGGCAGCCGCTGCCGGGGCTCGCGCTGTCCCTCGTGCGGCCCACCCCGGAGGGCGACGCGCTCCAGGACGAGGCCCGGACGGACGAGGACGGCCGCTTCCTCCTGAGGGCCGACACCGCCGGGGACCATCGCATCGACGTCAGGGAGTCTCGCCAGCTGCGCACGCCCTTCCCGGTCCGCGCGCCGGCCGAGGACGTCCACCTCTCGCTGCGACCGGGCGCAGCCGTGAAGGGAGTGGTGCTGGATGCGGATGGAGTCCCGCTGACGGACTGCTGGGTGGAGCTCCAGGACCCGGCACAGGGCGCGAAGCCGGAGCTCCCTCACCCCGAGCCCACCGATGCGACAGGGCGCTTCCACGTCCGAGGAGTGAAGGCCGGCCGTTACGTGCTGTGGGCCGCGCGGGCATTCCAGGGGCTCGCCCACCGGACCTCGCGGGAGGTGGACCTGCGTGCGGGAGAACCCCTGGAGGTGACACTGAAGATGCCGCCGGAGCGCACCCTGTCCGGCCTCGTGGTGGACCACGCCGGCAGGCCCGTCGACCGGGCGTACCTCCAGGTCCGCCTCCCCTCGGAGAACAGTCCCCACGACTCCAGGCACATCGTCACGGGCCCGGACGGCCGCTTCACCGTGTGGCACCTGACGGAGCCCGCCTACGACGTGGCCGTGTCGAAGGAAGGCCACACCTTCTCGGCCGAGCGCTCGAAGGGAGGCCAGCGTGTGGACGGGGCGGACTGGCTTCGCGTCGGCGCGGACACGGCCCAGGTGAGGCTGGTGATGAAGCGGCACCCCCACGTCATCGGACGGCTGGTGGGACCCGACGGTGCGCCCCTCCCGTGGTTCCAGGTGTCCGACCGGCGCGTGTCGGGCACGGCCGGCGCCTTCGCCCTGCCCATCGACGCGCTGCCACGCCCCATCGTGCTCCTCTTCCGGGCCCGGGGCATGAGCCCGCTGGTGCGCCAGGTGAGCCTCCGCGACGACGGACGGGACGTGGACCTGGGCGAGCTGCGGATGACGCCGCGCCTCGAGGTCCGTGGCCGGGTGGTGGACGCGGAGACGTCGCTGCCGGTGCAGGGCGCCTTCATCAGGCCCCTGGTGAAGCGCGGCTACAACGAACATGGCGACGAGGAAGAGGTGCCGCGCGGTGGGGACTCGGCCGCGGACGGCTCCTTCAAGGTGGGCCCCCTGGACCCGGGCCCCCTCATCCTCGTCGTGAGCGCCAGGGGCCGCTACCGGGAGCAGCGCCTCACCGTGGAGGCGGGCGCGAAGGAGGAGGTGACGGTGAGGCTGGACCCGGGCCCCCGCGTGGAGTTGACGGTGATGGACGGCCAGGGCCCCATCCCCGAAGCCTCGGTCCGCTTCGCAGAGGACTCCGACTCCGTCCCCTCCCGCATCGACGAGAGAGGCCCGCTCGTCCAGGACATCTTCGACTCACCCCGGCTCGGCACCGTCAAGGAGGGGCGGCTCGTCCAGCGCGGACTGGAGCCGGGCCCCTACACGATTGTGGTGAGGGCCCCGGGAGAAGCAGAGAGCGGGCGGCTCCGGTTCCTTCCCCAGCGCGTGGTGCTGCCCGCCAGCGGCGCGGTCCAGCTCACCTTCAAGGAGGTGGTGGGAGGCGCCACGCTGAAGCTGCGCGTTCCGGACGGCGCCAGCCGGAGCGTGTTGCTCGTCCAGGGAAGCGTGCGTCCGCCCGAGACCGCCGCGGGCCTGTTCCACCTGTCTCGCGAGGGGTGGATGTCCGCGGACTCCGCGGGCGAGGCCACCTTCCACCACGTCCCCGAGGGCCGGGTGACCCTCCTCCTTCGCAACCCGGCCTCCCCGAAGCAGCTCCACGTCGAGGAGCTGGACGTCCCCGCCAGTGGCACGGTGTCACGCGAGCTGAACCCGGTGTGGCGTTCACTCGACGCCACGGCGTTCTAGTTGGACCGACCCGCATTCCCATGACGGCTGTGGCTCGATACGAGAGGGGAACCATGCACACGACACGACGAAGCAGGCTCGGGCTCGTCGTCCTCTGGGCGCTCGCACTTCCAGGCGCGGGGCTGTTGCTCGGAAGCGCGC
This DNA window, taken from Pyxidicoccus xibeiensis, encodes the following:
- a CDS encoding carboxypeptidase regulatory-like domain-containing protein yields the protein MRTRGWRVGLVVLGALALLGGWLLLRSDWRAPESDPARAARPTSAKPLNLPSTQPRPPQPGAHLRIRGTVVDVHGAPVAGAHVSASWPEPGQTLSELPCPEPPAGDWPDARDSSDQGEKLPDCMGLARDLILELVTAREGEAPVHAQATTAADGTFVLEGLPEGPLALWALAEHGVALRPGIPAGTEGVELVLEEGRVVEGRVLGDGAPLAGATVTVFDAEHPRFFDATTDAEGRFHLGPLPWGSNHAIAAHPGWLPELTPVGPVMELKLHRSRPLSGRVLSGGAPVPGVAVRVSPGNAIPDVTSLAVTSDAQGRFSIVLSSDGPHTLSASQDGRHAVTRATLGAAASPEVVLELGSALRVEGRVSDDARRPVAGARVAVVSSDYASILKTVTDAEGRYQVGPVEPGDWSFRVFADRHVDLVSPEERTLTHGTGPVDFTLTRASSVSGRVTDAEGQPLKALELTLVRPGPEDDPGNTERQEETWTDEDGRFVLDADAPGDYRIEVQDGRFLDAELPVRAPSEDVHLTLQAGASVKGTVVDAHGLPLQDFFVEVTAPEAETHQRRGARTDAQGRFAFQGVKPGRYVLLASRETDGTARRAWREVVLAEGPHPDVELRVDAERTLTGVVVDGEGRPIENAFVRARTPQEDAPHWKREGRNSHHGPPNGTPTGPDGRFTVRHLTEAAYDVTVWKDGYTLVPERSTGAPVDDEGFRVGPDTGPLHVVLMRRPHAIGRVVGPDGAPFSDFTVNHSPPERSDGTFALPIDGQGSIQLYFMAEGMATVARVVEQRNRGPDVDLGVVRMAPGRPLRGRVIDAETSAPVEGALIELTTREGTYFPGETGLSDKDGTFTLENLDTETVRLVVSKSHHYRRQRVSVDSSSGEVVVRLDPGARVEVTVKDGQGRLRAASVHFHRDDDTSVDADAPGGRLVQRGLEPGTYTVRPGFKEARQARQESALLVHPQRVVVPASGVVQVALDEAGGGATVKLRAASGRVSRFHLIPGSIPDTRDAQELDRWGVQALIGEQRQNEATFRHVPEGRTTVFFFDDEDGTRFHLEELDIPAGGTLSRELHPVWRTLDATKLTIIHR
- a CDS encoding carboxypeptidase-like regulatory domain-containing protein, which produces MRTRWWLSALVVLGVLALCGSWLLRGGGARSPPQDTAQVARPADAGLPARALVAPRTLRPDAAGLRIRGTVVDVRGEPVAGAHVSASWPEPGQTLSELPCPEEPLKALHDGRVPPEARGMKLPGCMGMASGLVLERVTAREGEAPVHAQATTADDGTFVLEGLPEGPLALWVLAEHGAVLHPGLPAGTEGVKLVLEEGRVVEGLVLGDGAPLAGATVTVLHGPHTRFFDATTGADGRFRVGPLPHGAFYVVVAREGWLPELEFDDAKLEVTLHRPHPLTGRVLSGGAPVPGVEVHVTPGESIPSNRDRTATSDAEGRFRFVLPLSGQHTLSASRDGRYALARVELGAAPSPEVLLELGSALHVEGRVSDSARRPVAGARVSLSSSSTDVTTLETVTGKDGRYRLGPVEPGGWRFYLKADRYVDTRQPLERKLSAGMGPVDFTLARASSVTGRVTDPEGRPLPGLELSLVRPKPEDSLGFHAPLEQAWTDEEGRFILDASAPGKYRLKVFDQRFLGVDLPVRAPARDVHVRMRAGASVKGTVVDAHGLPVDQFRVFPDARGPEDGAGSHREAHTDEQGRFHLQGVKPGDYVLRASREMGGVKREASREVKLGDGVHPEVELRLAAERTLSGTVVDGEGRPLEGAYLRAWPPERGRVRIRERRLDGRPTPPSGSIPTGPDGRFTLRYLTEAAYDVGVWKHGYTLVPERSKGAPLVDGDRFGTGPDTGPLHIVLERRPHVVGRVVGPDGAPLPSFIANNVPVEDANGAFAVPMQEDGPFILTLWADGLERLERQVEAYSRGKDLDLGVLRMTADAGQD
- a CDS encoding carboxypeptidase-like regulatory domain-containing protein; amino-acid sequence: MRTSRWLLGLAVLGVLALLGVWLLLGSEPLQAPAPVARSEKPAPAPQTRRPSAGLRIRGTVMDERLGTPVAGARVSATWPVPGQTLSEQHCVEEVLRPDRFHPDKRLSECLERLHDVLLKRVAAREGEAPLYAEATTATDGTFVLEGLPEGPLALWALGEHGAVLRSGIPAGTDGVKLILGKGEVVEGLVEAEDDAPLAGATVTVFDARHTRFFDATSGADGHFRIGPVPPGPLVAFVSHEGKPLALAVASARPWNLHGHHALTGRVLSGGAPVQGAEVRVSRGDDLPDTRARLTPTDAQGRFTFQLPSADGYTLSASSDGRYALARVQLEGSTPPPEVVLEPGSALHVEGRVSDDGRRPVAGARVALVSPRGLHPVAETLTGEDGRYRLGPVEPGTWRFEVESRRHLASKEPLQRELTRDTGPVDLTLTRASSVAGRVTDPKGQPLPGLALSLVRPTPEGDALQDEARTDEDGRFLLRADTAGDHRIDVRESRQLRTPFPVRAPAEDVHLSLRPGAAVKGVVLDADGVPLTDCWVELQDPAQGAKPELPHPEPTDATGRFHVRGVKAGRYVLWAARAFQGLAHRTSREVDLRAGEPLEVTLKMPPERTLSGLVVDHAGRPVDRAYLQVRLPSENSPHDSRHIVTGPDGRFTVWHLTEPAYDVAVSKEGHTFSAERSKGGQRVDGADWLRVGADTAQVRLVMKRHPHVIGRLVGPDGAPLPWFQVSDRRVSGTAGAFALPIDALPRPIVLLFRARGMSPLVRQVSLRDDGRDVDLGELRMTPRLEVRGRVVDAETSLPVQGAFIRPLVKRGYNEHGDEEEVPRGGDSAADGSFKVGPLDPGPLILVVSARGRYREQRLTVEAGAKEEVTVRLDPGPRVELTVMDGQGPIPEASVRFAEDSDSVPSRIDERGPLVQDIFDSPRLGTVKEGRLVQRGLEPGPYTIVVRAPGEAESGRLRFLPQRVVLPASGAVQLTFKEVVGGATLKLRVPDGASRSVLLVQGSVRPPETAAGLFHLSREGWMSADSAGEATFHHVPEGRVTLLLRNPASPKQLHVEELDVPASGTVSRELNPVWRSLDATAF